The genomic interval GGCGCTGGCGGCACCCTGCATGCCCAGCCGGACCACGAGGAGACAAACAGGACATAAGCAAGTACAGAAACCACGGTCAACCCCCCACCGGGCCCGAGACGGTGAGCAGACGCACCTGCACTGGTCCACACCTCCTTGCAGCTGTTCGGGTTGTTAATCTGACGCACCCACAGGCTAAAACAGGCCACGACTGTAAAACATGTCGTTTATAGGATGGTGACCCCTCAGATTAGGTGCAAAGGCCTTCTTGTCCCCGCCTATTCGGATTCTAAGGTCTCTACTGAAACTGGTCAAGTCAGATGTTCATGTTATTAATCCCTGGCTGGAAACACAAAGGAACTGGTACTAATTCGGCCAGAGAAAACTCTGTATCATTTGTACTGCTTCCTTCTGGCAGTTCTGTCCTACTAGAAGCCAGGTAATGCCCACCTTCGTTCTTCCTAACTTAAGCCACGGGTTCCAGTGCCAATGGCCTCGGGCACGTGGGGAAATGCAGATGTCTGGAAGCCCATAAACACTCATCAGGCCCCAGGTGAGGAGCCCCAACCCTAGGTTAGGAGACTGCCCCCAGGTGAGGAGCCCACCGCCGGGTGAGGAGCTTGGCCCTCAGGTGAGGAGCCCAGCGGTCGTCCTGCGTGGACACGCACGGTGAGGCCCAAGGAGCACCGCGACAGCGCCGGCCCGGGGTCCCCGCAGCCCGTCCCGAGAGCCCCAGCCGCGCGCGCTGACCTCTCCAGCCCACGGCGCAGTCCCTCGAAGCGCGTCCGCCTGGGCTACCCTCAGCCGGAAGTCGAGCGGCGGAAACCGAGAATAGAGGCGACGCCCTTGCCCGAACCTAACATGGCCACTAAACCCCGGCTGCCGTCGCGGCGGGCGCCCTCTCTGCCCGGAGTAAAGATGGCCGCAGCGGGCGGTGCAGGCGAGAGGCCGGCGCGAGGGGCGGGCTCGGATCTCCACGCCCCCTGTGCCCAACCTTCCCGGCGGGACGCTGACCCGGGGCCTTCCTATTGGTCGCCTCTCGTGGCGAGCTCGGATTGGGCCACATGGGGACGGGGCGGGCCCAGCCGACCAATAGCGATGCGAGGGCTGGCGCGGGGCGGGGCCCCGGCCGGCGCCGTCAAGTAGCCCCGGGAACGGCCGGCGTTTCGGAGCCGGTGGGCGGCTGGAGGCTGGGGCGCTCGGCCGGTTCCCGCTGGACCTCGGCCAGTGCCCGCGCGGCCGCGTTCCCGCAGCGCTGTCCACGTCGGCCCGCCATGCGCCCGCCGGCCCCGGCCGtgctggggctgctgcttctGATGCTGCTGTCGCCCGGCGAGGCCACCAAGAAGCCGACGCCCTGCAAGCGATGCCGGGAGCTGGTGGACAAGTTCAACCAGGTGGGCCGGTCACCCCGCGGGGACACGAAGCCAGGGGTCTGGCCGGGGTCGCCTCGCCGTGGACCAGGGTCACCCCACCATGGACTAGGGTTGTCCCGCCGTCTACTGGGGTTACCCCCTCCGTGAACTGTGGTCACCACACCAGGGACCCAGGGTTGCCCCACCATGGACTGGGTCATCCCACCATGGATCTGGGGTCATTCCACCATGAACTGTGGTCACCCCACCATGAACTGTGGTCACCCCACCATAGACCGCTCACCTCACCGTGAACGGGGTGAGGCAGCAGTGCTGAGCCCTGTGCGGCCGTCTCCCCGCAGGGAATGGTGGACACAGCAAAGAAGAACTTTGGTGGTGGAAACACGGCTTGGGAGGAAAAGACGCTGTCCAAGTATGAATTCAGGTGGGCGCCCTGCTCTTACTGGCCCAGCGCCTGCCTTTGGTGCCTGACGTGTTCCTGGGAGCGCTGACTGACAGACACAGCGTCTCTTGGGGCTTGTCACCTGTCCTCGCCTGGGGCTGGCGCACTGGCTCCTGGCTGGCCTGTTGGCTTGCACACTTGTCCCACTCGCCCTCCACTCGGCAGACACGGTGGTTTCTTAAAAACATAGGTGGGGCTAAatccctcctgccccccaccccgagccTCCGGCCTCCTCTGGCCCCATTGCAGGGCTTCCCCTGGCACACCCCACACCCGATGTCCCACCATGAGGACGGACAggcctccctgcccagccccaccctccgTGTTCAGTTCTCTGCCTGGCACTGACTACCCCCGGCCCCACTTGGGTGTTTGCTGAGGGTCTTTTTTCACTGAAGTGCCACTGTAGTTGTGGCCTGGCAGCAGGTGGGGCCTCGGGACATCCCTGGGGAATGGACGCTGACCACTGAGGTGCCCTTTGCCCCGGCCTCGCCGAGCTGACGGCCTTGTGTTTCAGTGAGGTCCGCCTGCTGGAGATCATGGAGGGCCTGTGTGGGACCAGCGACTTCGAGTGCAACCAGCTGCTGGAGGAGCACGAGGGGCTCCTGGAGACCTGGTGGCTGCGGCTGTGAGTGCCCGCGTCCCCGGGGACCAGCGCCAGCGACTCCTGGCTTTTGAAATGATGTCAGGTTTAAAAAGCTACAAAAATAGTAGGGGTTTCCACACACCTGTTTTCTTCCTTACCCGTGTTCCCATCCTTTATTACCAAAGTGCGACAATCCAGACGAGGGTATCAGCTGGAAGAGTCTTTTGGCACCCAGACCCTCGTCTCCCAGATCCCATGATACTCAGAAGCACGTTACACGTTcagctgtgtttttgttttgaggaAGTCTGCCGCGTGAgatttattgaacactttttaaaattctcaggaAGAAGAAGTATCCTGACTTATTTGAATGGTTTTGTGTGAAAACACTGAAAGTTTGCTGTGCTCCAGGAACTTAcgggccagactgcctgggtgaGTTTCCTGCGGGGACTCGCGAGCGTCCTGTGTGGTTCCGGTTAACCCTGTCGTGATTCCCGGCTGGGCGGGAGCTCGGGTGGGAACGTGGGCCCTGTGCAGCCTCCTGCTAGCTGTCAGGATCTTCGCCTCTGGGTATCTGGTCCCAAGTATGCTCCTAGTTCAGGGCTCCACAGACCCCCTGGTCGCCCACCTGGGTGCTGCCCTCTGGGTGCGGGGAGGTGGCCCATACGCAGCGAAGCCCGTGTGAGAGGCCAGGGCCAGGGGCATCCAGCCTCCGGGGGTGAAGAGACTGAGTGAAGCCATGGCTGCCGCCCAGGCGTCACCGAAACGTTCACGTGGATCAACTGGGCAAAGGGCACGATCCTGGCGCTCAGGCCCCACCCCGGCCGAGGCTGCCCCTGCCTTGCTTGTCCCGCTGGTGTGGCGCCACAGCGGGGGTCCTCACTGTCCCGTCCTCGGCCCCGTGTCCCGGGTGACGCAAGCCAACGCGTCCTCCAGACACCTCGCCAGTGTGGGGCTCCTATGTCCCCAGACAGAAGGGGTGAAGCAGGGCTGGGGTTTCAGCAAGACACAGAGAGCTGGGTTTATGAAGTGTCGCGGGGTGTGCTCTGAGCGGCTCGGCGTCCCCGCAGCGTGCCAGGGCGGGTCCGAGCGGCCCTGCAGCGGGAACGGCCACTGCAGCGGAGACGGCAGCAGACAGGGCGACGGGTCGTGCCAGTGCCACCCGGGGTACCGGGGACCGCTGTGCGCCGACTGCATGGACGGCTACTTCAGCTCGCTGAGGAACGAGACGCACAGCACCTGCTCAGGTACCCGGAGCTGGCTGTGTAGACGGGAGGGGGACCCGGTGACCACCGACCCAGGCTTCTGGGAGCTGAGGGCGAAGACGCGGGCCCTTGTACGATGTAAGAAGGGACATGACAGGACCAGCAGCCGGAATGGTCTCGCTTCCTGTCCCCAAAGAAGCCCCAGGAGGGAAGTGTGAGTTGCTTACCCCCGACATCCTTCTGGAGAAGGGCTCGGAGGCTGGACAGTGTGGCACCTCCAGCTCCGTGACGTCCACGCTGGTCCCGGGGCCCCGGACCTGCACCCGGAGTGTCTGGCCCGAGCTTGCTCTCCCCGCGGCTGTCCCAGCAGGAGGCTCGGGTGTCCTTGGGTGCAACTCGGGGATCAGAGGCTGGTGTCCCCGCTGTCACTCAGGCTTAGGGTCTCGGAGTGAGCAGAGGCAGGGCTGAGTCTGGCCACGTCAGGGCACCagcagggtggggaggtggcCCAGGTGAGAACCGGGACAGCGGAGGCCACGCAGTGTGACCTCCTGGCCCCAGGTCCCCGTGTAGAGGACACGCCGTCTTGGTCACCCTGGTGTCAGGTAAGGTGGGCTCTCCCACCTGGGTTCTGGGCCCCCCCGTGAGTTCTGAGATGGGCCTGTGGGGTTGCACAGGTAGAGCCTCCTCAGCTGTGATGGGCACGCTTCTGCCTTCTGGTTGGGGAGGCCCATGCCCTGCTCGTGAGGCTGCGTCAGCCCGGGATGGCGTCCTCTGACGGGGCGTAGATGTGTAAATCCAGGGAGGAAGCCACGAGTGGCACCCTGTCTCGATGTGTTTTCTCGTTGGTGGTCACTGTGTACAGGAAGACCTTTTGGGCGTCAGCAGTCATGCTGAATTCTCCCGTCAGGGCTGGCGGTGAGGCTGCACCCCCCTGGGCATCCCCGTGGAGAGTGTGCTGGGTGTCTGGGAGGCCGGCCCCTCCGATTCCTACCCCAGGCCTTTCCCAGGCCCAGACGTCCGCGCGTGTTGGCGGGCGGCGTGCGCACACGCAGCTGGGTGTGGGCTCCAGCATGCGGGAGGCTGCCTCTGGCAGGTGACGGGCAGTTCCTCTGGAGTCCGCGTTCGCTGAGCATTCTGTCTCACCGGGCGTGGGAACCCCCGTGTGCTCTCTTCTCTCGTTCCATCCGGGGACGTTGTGAGTCCCACGAGTAGGTTTCTCTGCTGTTGAGCGTATCTTGTTCCTCTGGGATTTTTTGCTGGTTTGCGGTTTTTGTTTTCACCCTATGAACGTCAGCTCCTAATTTCCGAAACGCCCTTTGCGTCGAGTTCACTCCTGAGACGGGATCCCCACGTACTGACGGCCGTGCCACCTCTGCCTTCCAGCCTGTGACGAGTCCTGCAAGACGTGCACGGGCCCCACCAACAGAGACTGCGGCCAGTGCGAAGCGGGCTGGGCACGGGAGGGCGACGCCTGCGTGGGTGAGGCTGGTGGgctgccctcccccgccccttccccccaCTCTCTCGTGGCGTCTGCGCAG from Balaenoptera ricei isolate mBalRic1 chromosome 10, mBalRic1.hap2, whole genome shotgun sequence carries:
- the CRELD2 gene encoding protein disulfide isomerase CRELD2 isoform X2, which produces MRPPAPAVLGLLLLMLLSPGEATKKPTPCKRCRELVDKFNQGMVDTAKKNFGGGNTAWEEKTLSKYEFSEVRLLEIMEGLCGTSDFECNQLLEEHEGLLETWWLRLKKKYPDLFEWFCVKTLKVCCAPGTYGPDCLACQGGSERPCSGNGHCSGDGSRQGDGSCQCHPGYRGPLCADCMDGYFSSLRNETHSTCSACDESCKTCTGPTNRDCGQCEAGWAREGDACVDVDECAVEPPPCEDQQYCENVNGSFVCQECDSTCVGCTGKGPGQCKECIPGYSKESGQCADIDECSLAEKPCLRRNENCYNTPGSFVCVCPEGFEEAEGVCVQTGPAGAVAEASPTQPPPHEDL
- the CRELD2 gene encoding protein disulfide isomerase CRELD2 isoform X1, whose translation is MRPPAPAVLGLLLLMLLSPGEATKKPTPCKRCRELVDKFNQGMVDTAKKNFGGGNTAWEEKTLSKYEFSEVRLLEIMEGLCGTSDFECNQLLEEHEGLLETWWLRLKKKYPDLFEWFCVKTLKVCCAPGTYGPDCLACQGGSERPCSGNGHCSGDGSRQGDGSCQCHPGYRGPLCADCMDGYFSSLRNETHSTCSACDESCKTCTGPTNRDCGQCEAGWAREGDACVDVDECAVEPPPCEDQQYCENVNGSFVCQECDSTCVGCTGKGPGQCKECIPGYSKESGQCADIDECSLAEKPCLRRNENCYNTPGSFVCVCPEGFEEAEGVCVQTGPAGAEVAEASPTQPPPHEDL